TATTAACAGTAGAGCGTGACTAATAATCAGCAGGAGATGGAGAGAATTCCCACTGATTGGAGGTTCACCTTATGGCTTGTCAATATGTTTGTAAGTAATGATGATAATTGGTAGAATATAGAATTGACAAAGCCATGTTATTTAAAAAAATAGGATGATGATGATGAAAAGAGCAAGACTGATTTACAATCCTACATCAGGACGAGAAGTTCTGAAACGGAATCTCCCGGAAATCCTTGAAAAATTAGAGGTTGCCGGATATGAAGCATCTTGTCATGCTACGACGGGTGCGGGTGATGCCACGAAGGCAGCACGATTAGCCGTCGAGCGCCAGTATGATATTGTCATTGCGGCTGGCGGCGATGGAACGATTCATGAGGTCGTAAATGGCATAGCTGAGCAGGAGTACCGTCCAAAATTAGGAATTATTCCAGCCGGCACAACGAATGATTTTGCCCGAGCTCTTCATATTCCCAGAGATGTTGGGGCTGCTGTGGATATTATCACGAAGGGAGAATTAATCCCTGTAGATATTGGCCGTATTAATGATCGATATTTTATTAATATTGCAGGCGGCGGCAGAATGACCGAGCTTACATACGAAGTGCCCAGTAAGTTAAAAACGATGCTCGGACAGCTTGCCTACTATTTAAAAGGGATTGAAATGCTTCCTTCGATTAAAGCCTCGGATCTTAAGATTGAATATGACGGAAAGCTTTTTGAAGGAGAAGCGATGATGTTTTTGGTCGGGCTGACCAATTCGATTGGCGGATTTGAAAAGCTTGCACCTGATGCATCCATTAACGATGGATTGTTTTCCCTTTTAATTTTGAAAAAAGTAAATCTTGCCGAGTTTACCCGGATTGCAACGTTAGCGATTCGCGGTGAGCATGTGAATGACTCGAATGTCATTTACACACAGGCAAATCGAATTAAAGTTTATTCCGATGAAAAAGTGCAGCTAAATTTAGACGGAGAATTCGGCGGCTTGCTGCCTGCGGAGTTTGAAAATCTATACCGACATTTAGAAGTGTTTGTCCCCTTTGATAACATTCGCCCAAATGACCGGCCGACAGATTGGGAGTCGGGAAAAAGATATAGCTAAGAAAAAGCCCGTTCACTTTAGGTGAAGGGTTCAATTTTCGGGTGTATAAGTATAAAATAGCGTGTGAATTGACTCACGCTATTTTTCTTTTTTTACAAAGGGATATTCCAATTTTTTAGGTTTATTGGGATTTGAAATGACACACTTTACTTACAGTGACAATACTTGTTGTACAGTAAGAATATGTTGTCAATTATATGCCACGCATTCGGACAACCCCAGGTAATTTCCTGTTTGACCTGTCCGAATGAGCCACGCATTCGGACAACCAAAGGCAAAATTCTGCATGACCTGTCCGAATAAGCCACAAATTCGGGCTACCAGCGGGCAA
The DNA window shown above is from Neobacillus sp. WH10 and carries:
- a CDS encoding diacylglycerol kinase; protein product: MKRARLIYNPTSGREVLKRNLPEILEKLEVAGYEASCHATTGAGDATKAARLAVERQYDIVIAAGGDGTIHEVVNGIAEQEYRPKLGIIPAGTTNDFARALHIPRDVGAAVDIITKGELIPVDIGRINDRYFINIAGGGRMTELTYEVPSKLKTMLGQLAYYLKGIEMLPSIKASDLKIEYDGKLFEGEAMMFLVGLTNSIGGFEKLAPDASINDGLFSLLILKKVNLAEFTRIATLAIRGEHVNDSNVIYTQANRIKVYSDEKVQLNLDGEFGGLLPAEFENLYRHLEVFVPFDNIRPNDRPTDWESGKRYS